NNNNNNNNNNNNNNNNNNNNNNNNNNNNNNNNNNNNNNNNNNNNNNNNNNNNNNNNNNNNNNNNNNNNNNNNNNNNNNNNNNNNNNNNNNNNNNNNNNNNNNNNNNNNNNNNNNNNNNNNNNNNNNNNNNNNNNNNNNNNNNNNNNNNNNNNNNNNNNNNNNNNNNNNNNNNNNNNNNNNNNNNNNNNNNNNNNNNNNNNNNNNNNNNNNNNNNNNNNNNNNNNNNNNNNNNNNNNNNNNNNNNNNNNNNNNNNNNNNNNNNNNNNNNNNNNNNNNNNNNNNNNNNNNNNNNNNNNNNNNNNNNNNNNNNNNNNNNNNNNNNNNNNNNNNNNNNNNNNNNNNNNNNNNNNNNNNNNNNNNNNNNNNNgtacaaagctcaagtctaagtggatcgaggaactccacataaaaccagagacactgaaacttagagaggagaaagtgggggagatCCTCGAAGATGTGAGCACAGGAGataaattcctaaacagaacagcaatggctggtgctgtaagatcgagaatcgaaaaatgggacctcataaaattgcaaagcttctgtaaggcaaaagacactgtcaataNgacaaaaaggccaccaacagattgggaaaggatctttaccaatcctaaattagataggtgactaatatccaatatacataaagaactcaagaagctggactacagaaaatcaaataaccccacaaaatggggtacagagctaaacaaagaattctcaactgaggaataccgaatggctgagaagcacctgaaaaacttcaacatccctaatcatcagggaaatgctatgttattttttttattcatggaTTGTAATATGCAGTATTTGTGCTGTGTAACCATTTACTCTGACTCCTGTCTTGAACCTTTGagttatttccatttctttttgcaTGTAAGTACTTGGTTTATAAGTACCTTACAAACCATTCTCAGAACTAAAATTACGAGGACTGAAGGTGTAAGCATGTTTAAGGTCCTTGGTATCTGTTTCCTATTGATTATAATCTAGCATAATGCATATTTTACCCCACCAGGGTAATCTGGTTTTTGAGAATGAATGGAGGATGtagcttgtattttatttattaattttaactaattatttttatagtttcctctccctctactcctcccagtttctccccatcttcccttcccttgggatccactcctcttctgcctctcattagaaaacaacaggtttctaagagataacaacccaacatggcaaaataaaatacagtaaggtgaagcagaaaccatcatattgaagttggacaCGGCAACCCAGCAGGATGAAAAGACTTCCAGGAGCAGACACAAAAGTCTGAGACTCACTCATTCTCACTCAGGAGTCTCATAAATAAACTTAGCTAACAGTTGTAATATATATGCAGGGGACCTAGCGCAGACACGTGTCGGCCCTGTGCTCGCTGCTTCAGTCTGTGAGATCATACGCGCCTcacttagttgattcagagggccttgttctcctaaAGCCTTCTAACCCCTCTGGCCCTTAaaatctttccacctccttttcCACAGGATTTCCTGGGgtctgaggggaggggtttgatggaggCCTTCAATTTAGACTTTCTCTCCGCAAaatgtctggctgtgagtctctacCTTGTGTTAAAGCACACTCCTTGCCATAGTTAATTTTAAACATCAACTTGATATAACCTAGCATCACCTaagaagagagtctcagtgagggattatGTAGATCAAGTTGTCACATGAAGATGCTTgtaggggattgtcttgattatgtcTAATGTGGGAAGGtctggcccattgtgggtggcaccattccctaggtttgGATCCTGGATGGTAGAGTAGGAAGATTAAGAGTAGAGAAAGCAAGTGGAACAGTAGGCATACATGCATTCATGTCTTTCTGGCCCTGACTGTGGGTTGGATGTGGCTAGTTGCCTTAAATACCTACCTTGCCTTTCCCACAATGAGGGACAGTAGCCCCAAACTGCAAGCTGAAACATTTTGccctaaatttaaaaatcaaagtattttatcacagaaacagaaatgaaattagaacTCCTCATCTTACTGGAATGCTTGAGGTTTCATATGTCAGCATATGAGACATGTGCtcctgaaaacaaagcaaaggaaggagaagatggtTGACCTGACGACGGGTGACCTTCTCTAGACTGGCATACAATTCTTGGGATCTTTTGCATTAATTGTCatgacatgcatatacatgtatgtctaattatttatatatgtgtacatacgtatacatatatacattttatacatatatacatatgaccTGTTCAGTCTATACAGTATTACACATAGGTAAGTTTTCAGGGCTGACATTGAGGTTTCATATATCAGCATATGAGACATGTGCttctgaaaacaaagcaaaggaaggagaagaTAGTTGAACTGAGGATGGTTATATtatgaataaactctttctcttGCTGTCAGCACTCTTTCGTTACCTGCGGTTCTTTGTGAAGGATTTAGGCCACGTAGTTCTTTCCCATCCACTTTGGCCTGTCTATCAGTGCCATCCTGTTTAGGCGTCATGTTTAGGCAGACATGTTGGTGAGGCTTTATGGGTGTAGCAATAACCAGTAGATCACCACAATCCGAAGAGTACTGTAGTGGTGCACATGCGCTGCCAGCAACCAAGAGCTCCCTAACTGAATGTACGGCCCACGCGACAAGAAGGAAACCATGACTGGAAAACCAGCCAGCACCTCAGAGCTAATGAAGTCATGGCTATTGGAGGGGAATCTACAAACACCACTTTATTAAGCCAGCACAATTTTTTAACAATCTCAACGTTTGCCATAGTCCTCTGAAATACATCTtgtctgacatttctttttttttaaatttatttattattattttctttatttacattccaaatgctatcctgaaagttccctataccccacccccgcccctgctcccctacccacccactcccactacttggccctggccttcccctgtgctgggtcatataaagtttacaagaccaaggggcctctcttcccaatgatgaccgattaggccatcttctgctacatatgcagctagagacacgagctcagggggtagtggttagttcatattgttgttgtacctacagggttgcagccccctacaactccttgggtactttctctagcttctccattgggggccctgtgttccatccaatagctgactgtgagcctccacttctgtgtttgccaggcactggcatagcctcacaagtggccgctatatcagggtcccttcagtagaatcttgctggcatgtgccttagtatctgggtttggtggctgatgggatataggtacagagacaaaatttagagctaagatgaaaggattgtCTGACATTTctaagatgatgaagatgatggttTCTGAAACCCCATTAGGAAAAGGATTGTAGGGTTGATGTCAGATGGGGTACAGGGTCCATAAAGACCTCTGCCACCTACTTTCTTTAATAACTTTGTTCACGTATTTACTGAATTTTGAGCATTTCTGCCCCTCCtccaaaatttttttcttcttcccaacaATCTTCCTTCTGCTCTGACATCTTTTTctgacattcttcttttttttttttttaacccattgaGCTTAATTAAGTTTGCTTGAATGAATACGGGGCGGAAGTTATTTATTGAAACATGGGCAATTTATAAGCCACCTTCCACCCACACCCCTTAACTGTGTATTGGCCTCATCGAGATCCACTTGGATCTTATTTTTGTGCATGGTGATAGACATGgatctaattttattcttttacatgtagATATTcagttttccctttcctcttgtgtatttctcttttttgtctttttgggttttttgcctGTAGATATGAGAATATGTGCAGAGAGAAGAACTTTttattcattgttggtgggaatgcaaacgggtgccaccactctggaaatcagtatagaGAATCGTCAAAAGGGTAAGAAGTCTGCCAAGTGACCCAGCTGTCCCACTGCTGGGCAAAAGCACACAAGACTCAGCTACTCCATAGAGACTTGTTCTGCCATGTTCAGAGTCAGTGTATTCCCAATAGCTAAGAATCTGAGACAGTCTGAGCACCCCTcaaaagaagaacagaaaatgaaaatgtgtttcatatACACAATGGGAGGCTATTATGAGgtgcagaaaaatgaaatcacaaaaattgaaaataaatggatggacctagaaaagatTATATTGAAGAAGCtcacccagatccagaaagacaaacactgtgtGCTCTCTCTCATTTGTGGCTCCTACCTCCAAATCCTCAGATGTAAGAATACAACGTGGAATAACTGCGAAACCCAGGGACATATAAAGGAGTCTTGGGTGGAGGATGATGGGTTGGGTGAAAAGAGGAAGCCACAGATGACatggagaggagggatggggacagtGGTCAATATAGACTGAAGGGAAGAGATGAGGGACAAATAACACCAAAGTTGTTAGTTAATGACTTGAGGAATCAATTTATTTTAAGTTTACCtaaaattatactatatatattatactatatatatatatatatatatatacatatatacatacatatatatatatgtacacacacatatgtgtgtgtatatcttaaAGGAAGTTAAGCCACTTGGGGTTGACAGTGCTTACCATAAGAACCATATAGTAACGAAAACCTTAGTACCAGACATGAAACACTTTTTAATTGTGCTTGGTCTGTGGAGTCCAAAACAATGCCAACTATTGATGTAGCTTACGTTGTTCTATAAGCCTCAGTTACCTTTCCAGGGTTGGGAGTGGAATAAGACACTGCACACTTAGGAAGCAAGCCTCAGATGATTTGAGCTGGCTCTCACCTGAAGGCCTCTTGCCTTTCGTCTTGGCCTCCATGGTACCAGAAAAAGAGAACTTCCAAGGGAAGGAAGCAATTAAGCAGCCCTGCCTTACTGCAACATCTGTGAACCATAGCAGGGACCAGCATCTGTCGTCTCTAAAGGTGCAGTAAGTGGCGCTCATATGTTGGTAGCAGCCAATGTATGTGTAGTCGGAGTTAGGCTCACTCGACAGGAGGGAAATCACGTTTGGTTCTGGGAACTTATGAAACTCCCCAGAGGCCATGGAACTTAGAAAATAATTAGTTATCACCATTTTGATAAACCAACATAATTCCCCTCAACCTTAACCTTATACCCACAGAGATGCTTAGCTGCCCCTCCTCATTAAAGAAACCTCTCTaaacagatggagaccatcacagaaaccCCAACGGAGTGCAGAGATCAGTGGCACTTCCTGACTCCAGCTGTACATCCACAGTTGCTGCATTTAAGGCTCAGGGTACACTGGAGGCGAAAAAGCAAAAGGATTGTGTGAGGAAGCCTGAGGTGAAACAGGATCTACTGGAAATCGTCACACAAACTAGGACAAGATGACGGCTAAATCTATGTATATATTGAAACAAAAGGGGAAGACTCAAGGGCCCCGTCCCCAAACAAGGAGCAAAGGCAACTCATGACTCTTGGAGAAGAATTGGCCTCTCCGAGGAATGAGCCTCATAATTGGTTGTACAATTCAGAGCTATCATCCCCGAAATCATGTGCACAAAGCCAACATAGACTCAGCgagatgtatttatatatttgtgaatacacatacatatatacgtatcTAAAAACAACACTAAAAGACAAAGATGATATGAACTTGAGAGTTGGGAGGCATGAGAGAAGATGGAAAAGGGTAAGggagaggggttggagagaaaaAGAGCAGGGGAAAGTAATATAATCCTATTTCAactgaaaaaaacattttttttaaaaaaggcaactGATGTCAGGAAGGCTCGGTTTATTAGAGAGCAGCCGCGTGAGGTTGCTCCAACATTAGAAAGTCTCAGGAAGGAATGTATGAGTGGATCACGGCATCCGTGCAAGGTGTTGAGGACTTCAGGGTGGTCAGCATCTTCAGGACATCACAGTCCACACAGGTGGACTCCTATGGAGAGAGGACATGGATGGTGACACCGGTTAGTGAGGGCTGCCAGATGGGAGCGAGTGTGACCAGGTCCCTTGTCTGGTCGATCAACTCACAGCCATTTGGGGTACTGGCCGTGACTGACCACTGGACCAACAGGTCTGTTGCATGCCTTCTCTTCGCATGAAGTGCCCCTTAATACAAACATGAAGGTAgcacccccttttcctccccaggctTCAGACATATCTGCTGACATGGCAAGTACCCCCTTAAACTGATTCCTCAGCACCCTAGCACCCCAAATCTCATGGCCCCTGCATCACAAACAAGGATGGTTCTTGGGGCTCAAATCTCACATGTCCATAAAGATGCTGCAAAAACCTCATGggtctctggtctccatatgGCAAGTGTACCCTAAACAGTCTTGAAGAACATGAACTGGTATgggaaacaaaaccaataatACTTTCTAACAATGTAGCAAGAAACTGAGCCTTATGGATCCAAATCATAAGACGTTACCAAAACACACCTTAAACTTACGTGATTGTATAAGTGATGCATGTTCAAAGTATTAATGGTTACATGTGTAGAAACTACTCACTAAGGAGAGGGATTTGAGACACAGTGACAGCTCAGGTAGATTTATCTGCATCTACCAGGTGCTTGCTTCATTCAGCAGGGGATGGAGCTCAACTCCATAAGGTGTGTAACTCAGCACATCCACTGTTGTAGATACACTACCCATCCCACTGCGGGCACAGGGAGCCCACCATGCACCACCTAGAAACACTGGGGCAGACAGCGCTCCTGTTTGCTAAGACACTTACCTCTAAATGTGTCTTAACTCTTGAGAGGTTAATGCATGTCCTATCCAGTGAAGGCATCTTGGTATAGAATTAGCCCTCCTCTTGGACAGTAGCACATCCCGGGACCTGGGTAGAAAGATTTTGTGTGATGAACACTGCCCTGTAGCTGCTCTTGAAATTGCACAGAGTACCTAGGATAGGGTCGAGAGCGGTGTCTGAACTGTGGGAAGAATGCTGCTGTTTCCCTGGACCGGCTGTGCTGTCTTTTGAGCCTGTGAACCTTTGCTGGCTGTTGACGCACTTGGACCAGGTCTTCCCCCAGGCCATAGCCTCTGCCCTTGGTTTGCTGAGGAACGTCTTCTCGGGGATGAAGGCGTGCTTTGTAGGACTTCAGAGGGGCTCTGTGGGATTTCAGCATGGTTTGTGACTTCGCCTGCCCTGTGGTCTTCAGCTGGCCAGGTTGGGACTTCGGTTGGGCTGCATAGGATTTTACTTGGGTTTGGGATTTTATTTGTGACTGGGATTGCAGTTGGGATTTTTGTTGGGCAAGCTCATCTTCTTCATCACAAACTATGTCTTCCTTTAAACTTGTCAGTTCCTGTGAACTGAGAGCCTCTCCCATGTCCGCATCGGCATCCTGGCCATAGGCATGGTGCTTAGTTTGCACAAAGATGCTTTCTTCAGGTgcctcttcctgttcttctttGTGCCCATAGAGGAACTGGCTTTTTCCAATAAACATGAGTGGGGATGTTTTGACTAGGAAGTGTCCTTTTGGTCCACCTGCTAATGGATGACAAGAATCTGAGTTACATTATCTGTACAGCTCCCTTTCAAGTCTTATCCCAGAATCCCCCATCAACCCACTGCTGTACCCAGGCATGTGGATGTGGGTGGAGAAGGCAAGGTCCATGCAGATCACCCCGTGGAGGGTTCTTCTCTCTGCNAGGGCATCCTTATGGACATTNTCCCTGAGTGCCTCTCTGCGGCTGCTCCCTGAACTCACCATAGAGTTCTATCCCGGCTGCTTTCTTCTCCAGAAGGAGGAGCAGAGAAAGGCTGAAGAAGATGAACTTCATCTTACCAGAAGGGCCTTCACTGAGAGCTCAGCTGATCTCCTCATTTATATGTTCTTTGCTGGGTGCAGAAATGTGGCTGAAGTCACAAAAGGCATCGTCTGTCCTTACTTATCTGGTTTGTTGGCTTCTCCCTTGTTCTCAGTAGGAGATGTTGTAAACGTTCCTAGAGACATACATGATGTCAGAGTCTTTGTCTTAACCCCACTGCCCCAGAAGGTCTTTAAAGCTTTATTGTCACATCAAGATCATCACCTGATGTTTCCAGGAGAAATTCAAGGCAAAGATCACAGGAGTAaccagggcctgtcccagattTAGTGGTTTAAGTGTGGGTTCTTTTCAATAGTGTCCCGCATCAAAAAAATATCATgcatttttgcttcttttcaaaTGAGATGGACACAGATCTATTTCAGGTgaaaagcaaacaggaaagaaGGTGGGTTTATGGAatctaaagaaaatttcaaaaataaccGAGGTATTCCTCCATCAAGTAACTCTAACGTGCCTGACCTTATTACTGCCCTGTGTGAGACTCCCCCAGTATTTCCTGTCACTCGTAGCTTTGATGAGAGACTCAGAGTGAACTGTAGCTGTCCCCATCTCCAGGTAGGAGAACAGCAGAGACATGCTCAAGAGGGTTTCGTGGTCTCTGCATTCAGTAGAGACAGCATTGTGTCTTAATCTCAAGAGCAGAGGGATGTTCAAGTATGGGAGAAATTTACCACCTCTGGCTGGAAACCATGTTTGACTATTGGTacatggagaaaggaaactggCTTCCTGATTGCACGATTTTCCTAAAATCATCTCAAATCCCCATTACCCGCTTTATGAGGGAAAAGTCCTTAGCAGATGAGAAACCCTTCCACCAGTCTCTGCTTATGTCTGCCCTCCCTGGTGCATGTGTTAGCAGAAGAGTGTTGGGAATATACTGAGACTGGATGCAGTGGGAGCCTGTCCACTTCCTGAAAGTGTGATGTTTCCTGCATCTGTGAGAAGACCCTGAATGGTCCATAATGCAGGCCTCAGCTCTCCCATGCAGACNTGGAAGGGGTCAAGGTAAAGCTTCATGGGAAGAACAAAGATGCAGGCACTGAGCCATCCAACAGGGCACCATCTAGGGGCTCTGAGCTCCTCCTAATCTTATCTCTGTGTCCCAAGCCTGAAGATAACTTGTCCCTCAGTAGAGATGCCAGTCACAAGATTTGACATTACCAAGAAGTCCAGTTGCTTCCTTTTCTTGCTCACTTCTCCCCTACTCGATGCACCTTCCGTGAGCACATACCAGAAAGAACTAGTCTGTGGCGAGCTGACTTGGGGAAGACTGAGTCTAGAAAATGGCTCTTGTTAGTcgctgaaaaataaaattcatgccTTCAAGGTCTGTGCAAGAGATAAGGATGCAACTCAAAAGCTCATGGTATTCGCATAGAAAATCTGGCAAAGTCCAGTAAAAACCACAAGGAGATTCTGTCTCCATGTCTAAACAGATCCCAATGATATTTGGCATAGAATGCTATATTCCATGAAAGCCTATTGCTGATAAAGGCGAATACAAAATCCATGATGTCTAAAGGGGAGAAGTGGCGTGATGATGACAACCGTCTTCGAATAGTGCTCCACGAAGGAAGAGAACCCTTGAGACAAATTTGAAGTCCACGACAAAAATAAGGTCTTATAATTGTCATAAGTTTAGACAAATTATACTCCTAAAGCGAGAGATAACTTACTTACTTTTAAACCTTATCTTAGGTGCTTGGTATATGGGTTAGAATGGGCCTCCACTCTCTGTTTCGATCAGTTAGGTTATTCTATGatggtctctgttgcaaagagaaatttctttggTCAGTGGTGAGAagtacacttatctgtgggtgccaggaataatattatattacaatcttaaaacataaaaaattaaataaataaaatcttaaaacataaaaaaattattaaaacgttatcattaaaaataaaaccttgcaAATAAAAGAGCATTGTGGTCAGTCAGTTCTGCCAACTTCTGGCATGGAGAAAACCTTTTGAACTACTGTGGAGCCTGAGAGTCAGACACTTGCCCATGGCAGGTTGCTCAGCCCTCTGTTCCACCTATGATTTGTTGCACAGCAAGTCTGAGTTCTCTGAGCCCAGTTGCTCAGTTGGTTTCACAGCCTTCCACCTGCCAAGGGATGTTTACTGCAAAGATAGCTCTGACAGCAGGAGAGAGGGCTGACTCCTCAACCCTCCAGTTCATTGCAGACTTCTTCACTCTGTTCACTTTCCCCCACTCTCTAACATTCTCAGATGTCACCCCATGGCTTAGAAATGTGTTGTCTCTGGGTGAAAGTCTTCTAGAGTGAGTGGGGATTTGTCAAATCCACAGAATGAAAATTCACTGTGCTTTGGAACTCAAAGAAGGCAAGGTTGTAATGCAAATGCAGCCCCAGTGCTGAGAACTGACTCTTAAGGCAGCCAAGCCCTCAGCTTGCACAGAATACCCACTAAAGCAGCAGGAACCACCATAGGTTTAGTAATGACTCACAATGCCCTCCCACATGTGCTTGGAAGATTCTAATTGTATAGGGTCCTGAAATACCCCTGTCAAATTCTGTCATTTTGGcatgatttataatttttttattttttttttcctttacaatatTTTTAGCACTGGCCATAAAAAACAAGGCACACGTAATTTAAATAGCCCCACTCTGCTCTGTAGTAAAATGatctaaacaaaagaaattaataaacaaagTTATGGTTTAAACAACTGCAGGTCAATATTGATGATAGACATTTAGACAACTGATGTTAATAGTCATTATTGGAAGCCATGGAACTTTCTCTAAGGCAGATCATGATTTAGGCTCCCAACCAAGTTTTAacaaactcaaaataataaaacactttcTTGTATCTCATTGGACCATCATAGGTTAAAATTAGAAACATTATAACAAAACACTTCAGAAACTACAACCACATGGAGATTAACAATATGCACTTTTCATTGGTCAATGCATCTTTGAAGAAGTCTGGGAGGTACTGAAAAATGTCAGGAGCCACCATAGTACAAGACAATAATTAGCAGGTAATCTTCCTGAGATGACTGACTTAGCTTAACATTTATGACAAAACTCTGGTAGGCAAGACCCAGGAGAAACTTACttgaggaaagattcctgctactaatatgcttttcctgatattattaaacacatataacaatcactaggtattagcctacccttttgagcagatctctgcagatctgcAAAGATGTACtctcttgtagtgatgctatatagataaatggatggcttcttaattcttaatgatgagcCTCCAAAAAGTCCTAAAATTATATAAGTacttattaagctcttttatagtgggactgctattagatCGGTTTCTTAttgtcaaaactgcaatgagaactctgtctcccaaatgtcaCCAGTGAATTGCTtctagatagtaaccagactttctactATTCAGAGCATCTTCCAAGAGgctgtaaaaccattaaccaaaggttaTAAAAAGTGAACTAATGGTTTATTATAGGTCCTAGGACAGAAGattaaaatattgactgggtttatctatacaaaatttcACTAATAACTTGGttataatttttaactttcaatgaacccgtggagctgtgacaggtgataAATGTTCAGCCAgataatggatatgcatgtaaacattcactgttgtaagcttcttattcaatttatgatttgcattttatgtgtgaacttgtaatgaactttttaccatgtgatcatgtattctgaacaGATGtgtaagtactgaggacaaagagaagagtcaggactgAGCTGAGAGgaagtttttagacagaacacttttagacagaactgaactcaagaacttagaagTATAGACATTGCTTTGGGAGAAAAGACATTGAGAGTAAGAGCATTATTGTGACATTGGatcaggaggagagagcaagattagaaggagaatgcagagtgaaATAACTTAAGACACTATAGGTAACATAAAAAACTAATAGAGCAATATGCCGAATgtagagggaaagggggaaaaaagaagaagctagagaaagagcagaaggagcaggcaagCTTCCCCTTACCATGGACAGAATAGGTCTTTTCTCAAtaacaaggcaggcttagtcttactAAAGGGACAAAGCTTTCGTCTTGCAAACTTGGGTTTgattcatttagcattaaaagggTAGGAGCTTTTTCGTCctctatgcaataaagattggagctcattttcatccagaatgagtgagttctttctgcactggtgctTGGACTTTTGCTGCAAATGCATATATGGAACTATGGGTTGTGAGTATGTAACTGTGAGACTGTATGCAAGTTGGGCCCAACTGGTTTGAGTGgaaatatataaatgtgcatgcatgaatttatatatgaacttatgtgagttttgcttatgtaaaagtttttccttctgtgagagttattctcttctcctggtttaGTAGTTTATTGACCCAAACCTTCCCCTAGCCCTACTACAAGCAAGAAGCATCTGGACAAAAgggaaaaggctctagcaattgatcctttacttaatctcctgctgttttaggatgagatgCTAAGcgccagagactgcagtttctggccccagaggaacacagaaggcaggtcagctacaatagcatggtaacttagacttagataagtaaactttttattcttATACAGCAACTCTACATATCCAAAATCTATCCTCCTCTGACATtcttccccctctgctgcctcaagaagatCCGTCAAGAAAGAAGACACCAGCAGTTTTTATcgcagttgctctgtagtacagcttaaggtcaggcatggtgattccaccagaggttcttttattgttgagaatggtttttgctatcctaggacattacaacagaaataaatgagattcagaaaaacttaaatatttttaaaacctctgTTCTACTATATTAGgaaatctgttttgttgttgttgttgttgttttagatattttctttatttacatttcaaatgctatcccaaaagttccctataccctccccctgccctgctcccctacccacccactcccacttcttggccctggcattcccctgtactggggcatataaagtttgcaagtcctaggggcctctcttcccaatgatggccaactagtccatcctctgctacatatgcagctagagacacaagttctaggggtactggttagttcatattgttgttccacctatcaggttacagaccccttcagcttcttgggtactttctctagctcatccattggggggccctgtgttccatccaatagatgactgtgagcatccacttctgtatttgccaggcactggcatagcctcacacgagacagctatatcagggtcctttcagcaaaatcttgctggcatatgcaatagtgtctggatttgatggctgattatgggatggatccctgggtgggatagtctctggatggtccatcctttcgagttagctccagactttgtctctgtaactccttcatgggtattttgttccctattctaaggaggaaagaaatgaaaaaaattctcaatgCATTTAACATACCAAAATTAATCCAAGATGAAATCAACAATTTACACTGACCCCAAAACCATTAATGGGattaaagtaacaataaaaaggTCTTCCATCTAAAAAATGACTGAAGACCACATGAACTAGCTAC
The DNA window shown above is from Mus pahari chromosome 3, PAHARI_EIJ_v1.1, whole genome shotgun sequence and carries:
- the LOC110319346 gene encoding seminal vesicle secretory protein 3A isoform X2; this encodes MKFIFFSLSLLLLLEKKAAGIELYGGPKGHFLVKTSPLMFIGKSQFLYGHKEEQEEAPEESIFVQTKHHAYGQDADADMGEALSSQELTSLKEDIVCDEEDELAQQKSQLQSQSQIKSQTQVKSYAAQPKSQPGQLKTTGQAKSQTMLKSHRAPLKSYKARLHPREDVPQQTKGRGYGLGEDLVQVRQQPAKVHRLKRQHSRSRETAAFFPQFRHRSRPYPRYSVQFQEQLQGSVHHTKSFYPGPGMCYCPRGGLILYQDAFTG
- the LOC110319346 gene encoding seminal vesicle secretory protein 3A isoform X1; translated protein: MKFIFFSLSLLLLLEKKAAGIELYAGGPKGHFLVKTSPLMFIGKSQFLYGHKEEQEEAPEESIFVQTKHHAYGQDADADMGEALSSQELTSLKEDIVCDEEDELAQQKSQLQSQSQIKSQTQVKSYAAQPKSQPGQLKTTGQAKSQTMLKSHRAPLKSYKARLHPREDVPQQTKGRGYGLGEDLVQVRQQPAKVHRLKRQHSRSRETAAFFPQFRHRSRPYPRYSVQFQEQLQGSVHHTKSFYPGPGMCYCPRGGLILYQDAFTG